A section of the Neisseria dumasiana genome encodes:
- the rplS gene encoding 50S ribosomal protein L19: MNLIQQLEQEEIARLGKTIPEFAPGDTVVVSVRVTEGNRTRLQAYEGVVIARRNRGLNSNFIVRKISSGEGVERTFQLYSPNVEKIEVKRRGDVRRAKLYYLRGLTGKAARIKEKLPARKG, from the coding sequence ATGAACCTGATTCAACAATTAGAGCAAGAAGAAATTGCCCGCTTGGGCAAAACCATCCCCGAATTCGCTCCGGGCGACACCGTTGTCGTATCTGTGCGCGTAACCGAGGGCAACCGTACCCGTCTGCAAGCTTACGAAGGCGTAGTAATCGCCCGTCGTAACCGCGGTTTGAACAGCAACTTCATCGTTCGCAAAATTTCAAGCGGCGAAGGCGTTGAGCGTACTTTCCAACTGTATTCTCCCAACGTAGAGAAAATCGAAGTGAAACGCCGTGGTGACGTACGCCGTGCCAAACTGTACTACTTGCGCGGTCTGACCGGTAAGGCTGCCCGTATTAAAGAAAAATTGCCTGCCCGCAAAGGTTAA
- a CDS encoding MBL fold metallo-hydrolase, whose translation MYSRFLKPKFFFKLMLGLAAVPVAAHAAQCTHSGLDVVVLGSGGPELSDKRASTGYLVRENGKARFIIDFGAGSSLNFERAGGDIKDLEALLFTHFHVDHSNDLPALVKASFFSGRNRDLPIYGPTGNHTIPTTPLFVERHFGEKGVYPYLSDFLTGEAAFALKPIAVNADKKQPKLFETKLGGFTLKAIPVEHGLLPSLGWRIEKNGCSVTVSGDTSNAGKTLDTLAKNTDVFIAHNAVPESSTDRVAVKLHMKPSEIGRIAQKTGSRSVVLTHFMRRTENVQPATSAAIRKSYRGKLAFAQDCDIYSLKSGTKIGSCKK comes from the coding sequence ATGTATTCACGATTTTTAAAACCCAAATTCTTTTTCAAGCTCATGCTGGGCTTGGCTGCCGTTCCTGTTGCCGCACACGCCGCACAATGCACGCATTCCGGCTTAGACGTAGTGGTGCTCGGTTCGGGAGGCCCCGAGTTAAGCGACAAACGGGCCTCCACCGGCTATTTGGTGCGCGAAAACGGCAAAGCCCGCTTCATTATTGATTTCGGCGCAGGTTCGTCGCTCAACTTCGAGCGGGCGGGCGGCGACATTAAAGATTTGGAAGCCTTGCTGTTTACCCATTTTCACGTCGATCATTCCAACGATTTGCCCGCATTAGTCAAAGCCTCGTTTTTCTCAGGCCGCAACCGTGATTTGCCGATTTACGGGCCGACCGGTAATCATACGATTCCCACCACGCCGTTATTTGTCGAGCGTCATTTCGGTGAAAAAGGCGTTTACCCATATTTGTCGGATTTTCTCACGGGAGAAGCGGCTTTTGCCCTGAAACCGATAGCCGTTAACGCCGATAAAAAACAGCCCAAACTGTTTGAAACCAAACTCGGCGGCTTTACCTTGAAAGCAATCCCCGTGGAACACGGCCTGCTGCCTTCTTTAGGCTGGCGTATCGAGAAAAACGGCTGTTCCGTTACCGTATCCGGCGACACCAGTAACGCAGGTAAAACATTGGATACATTGGCTAAGAATACAGATGTGTTCATCGCGCACAATGCCGTGCCCGAGAGCAGCACCGACCGTGTGGCCGTGAAATTACATATGAAGCCGTCTGAAATCGGCAGAATTGCCCAAAAAACCGGCAGCCGCAGCGTGGTGCTTACACATTTCATGCGCCGCACCGAAAATGTACAACCGGCCACATCCGCAGCTATCCGCAAATCCTATCGGGGTAAACTGGCGTTTGCGCAAGACTGCGATATTTATTCCTTAAAAAGCGGTACGAAAATCGGAAGTTGTAAGAAGTAG
- the xth gene encoding exodeoxyribonuclease III, giving the protein MKIATWNVNSLNVRLPQVQDWLQQHSPDILVLQELKLDQDKYPAAVFQMSGWHTVWSGQKTYNGVAIISKTEPQDIHTGLPALPDDPQRRVIGATIGGVRVINVYCVNGEAPDSPKFQYKEQWFAALTEFVRDEMSRHEKLVLLGDFNIAPADLDCYDPEKWREKIHCTGIERSWFQNLLDLGLTDSLRHRYPQEVMYTWWDYRGAMFQRKQGLRIDHLLVTPALRDALQDVQVDLEARAQERPSDHAPVWATFDI; this is encoded by the coding sequence ATGAAAATTGCCACTTGGAACGTAAATTCCCTCAACGTGCGCCTGCCGCAGGTGCAAGACTGGCTGCAACAGCACAGCCCCGACATTCTGGTTTTGCAGGAACTGAAACTCGATCAAGACAAATATCCCGCCGCCGTTTTTCAAATGAGCGGCTGGCATACCGTATGGAGCGGCCAAAAAACCTATAACGGCGTGGCCATCATCAGCAAAACCGAACCGCAAGACATACACACCGGTCTGCCCGCGCTGCCCGACGACCCGCAGCGGCGCGTGATTGGCGCCACTATTGGCGGCGTGCGCGTGATCAACGTGTATTGCGTGAACGGCGAAGCACCCGACAGCCCGAAATTCCAATATAAAGAACAATGGTTTGCCGCATTGACCGAATTTGTGCGCGATGAAATGAGCCGCCACGAAAAGCTGGTGTTGCTGGGCGATTTCAATATCGCTCCCGCCGATTTGGATTGCTACGACCCCGAAAAATGGCGCGAAAAAATCCATTGCACCGGCATCGAACGTTCGTGGTTTCAAAACCTGCTCGATTTGGGTTTGACCGATAGCCTGCGCCACCGCTATCCGCAAGAAGTGATGTACACATGGTGGGATTACCGCGGCGCGATGTTCCAGCGCAAACAAGGGCTGCGGATCGATCATCTGCTGGTTACGCCCGCCTTGCGCGATGCCCTGCAAGACGTGCAGGTGGATTTGGAAGCGCGCGCTCAGGAACGCCCCAGCGACCATGCGCCGGTGTGGGCAACATTCGATATTTAA
- a CDS encoding ArsR/SmtB family transcription factor → MEISSDTVHTAAQLKLIAHPQRLAIAKLLLESEHSAAEIAQATGIHITTVSNHLNKMRSGGAVDFTRYHRVMQYRLISPLIAAVLNAVQESAGRHNEAV, encoded by the coding sequence ATGGAAATATCATCCGATACCGTCCACACGGCAGCGCAACTCAAACTGATTGCCCACCCGCAGCGTTTGGCGATTGCCAAGCTGTTGTTGGAGAGCGAGCACAGCGCAGCTGAAATCGCTCAGGCAACGGGTATTCACATTACAACAGTGTCCAATCATTTGAACAAAATGCGCAGCGGCGGCGCGGTTGATTTCACCCGCTACCACCGCGTGATGCAATACAGGCTGATTTCGCCGTTGATTGCCGCCGTGCTCAATGCCGTTCAGGAAAGTGCAGGCCGGCATAACGAGGCCGTCTGA